One Alligator mississippiensis isolate rAllMis1 chromosome 1, rAllMis1, whole genome shotgun sequence genomic window carries:
- the CFAP298 gene encoding cilia- and flagella-associated protein 298, which translates to MVRLHVKRGDESQFLLDAAAEAPLDELTRLAAAIYNGRLKVQRLCAEMESLAEHGIFLPLNMQGLTDEQIEELKLKDEWAEKCIPSGGSVFKRDEVGRRNGHAPNEKMKDVLKKTIEEAKALISKKQVQANLCVGMEMVKDAVDQLRGAVMIVYPMGLPPYDPVRMEFEDKEDLSGTHAGLEVIAETEAQLWWAAKELKRTNKLSDYVGKNEKTKIIVKIQKKGQGAPAREPLISNEEQKQMMLYYYKKQEELKKLEEDDDDSFLNAEWADSHALKRHFHGVKDIKWGPR; encoded by the exons ATGGTCCGGCTGCACGTGAAACGGGGCGACGAGAGCCAGTTCCTGCTGGACGCCGCGGCCGAGGCGCCGCTAGATGAGCTGACGCGCCTCGCAGCCGCCATCTACAATGGGAGGCTCAAGGTGCAGCGGCTTTGTGCAG AAATGGAATCCCTGGCAGAACATGGTATCTTCTTGCCTCTGAATATGCAAGGTCTGACTGATGAGCAGATTGAAGAATTGAAGCTAAAGGATGAGTGGGCAGAAAAATGCATCCCAAGTGGTGGAAGTGTCTTTAAAAGGGATGAAGTTGGAAGAAGAAATGGACATG CCCCAAATGAAAAAATGAAGGATGTTCTAAAAAAGACAATAGAAGAAGCTAAAGCATTAATCTCTAAG AAACAAGTTCAAGCTAATTTGTGCGTTGGTATGGAAATGGTGAAAGATGCAGTGGACCAGCTCCGAGGAGCAGTGATGATTGTTTATCCAATGGGATTGCCTCCATATGATCCAGTTAGAATGGAGTTTGAAGATAAAGAAGATTTATCTGGAACTCAT GCTGGACTTGAAGTTATTGCAGAAACAGAAGCACAATTGTGGTGGGCAgcaaaagaattaaaaagaacaaacaaactgTCAGATTATGTaggaaaaaatgagaaaaccaAAATCATTGTCAAGATACAGAAA AAAGGACAAGGAGCCCCAGCTCGTGAGCCACTGATTAGTAATGAAGAGCAAAAACAGATGATGCTGTATTATTAtaaaaagcaggaggaactcaag AAATTAGAGGAAGATGACGACGACTCATTTTTAAATGCTGAATGGGCAGACAGTCATGCTTTGAAAAGACATTTTCATGGAGTTAAAGACATTAAGTGGGGACCGAGATGA